In one window of Primulina tabacum isolate GXHZ01 chromosome 8, ASM2559414v2, whole genome shotgun sequence DNA:
- the LOC142553476 gene encoding protein GAMETOPHYTE DEFECTIVE 1-like isoform X2, producing the protein MGFFDLNILYHESDRRVTDKSSLKSRRLRLALKAMEFGYTGIAYNRTLKGVMSESDRCSTPLFPISSILKLVPSSSALSAAVKFHRELLKVSVSAPFRQYTRITVIVDSSSQVAALNVGNPVLKSYDIAAVRPLNQSAFDQACQTSEVDIIAIDFSEKLPFRLKQPMVKTAIKRGVYFEITYSGLLGDAQSRRLMISNSKMLVDWTRGKNLIFSSSASSAMELRGPQDVSNLFFLLGLSIEHAKAAISKNCRSLLANALRKKQFYKEAVKVEEILSRGQVNLKQHAFDEWLKWDPISSGEGDLLLDDMEKSFSLSNCTIKTVKMIDFTSSLNGMPAHGLQVKDLISRAKTLPEPPDTGKYLSDAMETEEAVAVSEKLEEDNGLNTFSEEQPTQVINQGDYHALSTEEHCGTVLFPGCQISSHGVTIVHSASGFKESKVSLDSLPNELVSTIPLSDEGQTSLGDEEIRYQISDVVATVAQLQDRKSQICGGSVLPGNEQVHIITLSDKSITVAENHLSNGFLSPSVKSSVSNLQVEESDVKNSLEISTYVQEGVVYDQVSNKVINKSKRGGSVAPSDLAVQDICTERKEYKEMSYSSVALDIKLTVDGSFNLVTNLDEPISENVMGKRKQVDSVTVCQGLGKSLAGGKRRKRNALHQPFLFPFKHFLKPSNCKRKARKLKPLTSI; encoded by the exons ATGGGATTCTTCGACCTGAACATACTCTACCATGAATCCGACCGCCGCGTCACCGATAAATCCTCCCTCAAATCCCGACGTCTCAGGCTCGCTCTTAAAGCCATGGAGTTCGGATACACCGGCATCGCATACAACCGTACCCTCAAAGGCGTCATGTCCGAATCCGACCGCTGCTCCACACCTCTCTTCCCCATATCCTCTATCTTAAAGCTCGTTCCTTCATCTTCTGCTCTATCGGCTGCCGTCAAGTTCCATCGTGAACTCCTGAAGGTCTCCGTTTCCGCCCCTTTTCGTCAATACACACGCATTACTGTAATTGTCGATAGTTCCTCCCAAGTCGCGGCTCTCAATGTTGGAAACCCCGTTCTAAAGAGCTATGATATTGCTGCTGTTAGACCTTTGAATCAGAGCGCATTCGATCaggcttgccaaacatccgag GTGGATATAATTGCAATTGATTTCTCCGAGAAGTTGCCGTTCAGGTTGAAGCAACCTATGGTCAAAACTGCTATAAAG CGTGGGGTGTACTTTGAGATTACATACTCAGGTCTTCTCGGTGATGCACAATCGAGGCGGCTTATGATATCCAATAGCAAG ATGCTTGTTGATTGGACACGAGGGAAGAATCTAATTTTCTCTAGTTCTGCCTCTTCTGCAATGGAGCTTAGAGGACCTCAGGATGTgtcgaatttgttttttttacttGGGCTTTCTATAGAACATGCTAAAGCGGCAATTTCCAAGAACTGCAG ATCTCTCCTAGCTAATGCATTGAGGAAAAAACAATTCTATAAGGAGGCTGTTAAGGTTGAAGAAATACTATCACGTGGGCAAGTTAATTTAAAGCAGCATGCATTTGATGAGTGGCTTAAATGGGATCCTATTTCTAGTGGTGAGGGAGATTTGCTGCTAGATGACATGGAGAAGTCTTTCTCCTTGTCGAACTGTACAATCAAAACTGTAAAAATGATCGACTTTACCTCATCTCTGAATGGTATGCCTGCGCATGGGCTGCAGGTCAAAGATCTTATTTCTAGGGCTAAGACATTGCCTGAACCACCAGATACTGGCAAGTACTTATCTGATGCGATGGAGACTGAGGAGGCTGTTGCAGTTAGTGAGAAGCTTGAAGAGGATAATGGTCTCAATACTTTCTCGGAAGAGCAACCCACCCAGGTCATTAATCAAGGTGACTATCACGCTTTGAGTACAGAAGAACATTGTGGAACTGTTCTCTTTCCTGGATGTCAAATTTCATCACATGGAGTCACAATTGTACATTCAGCCTCCGGTTTCAAGGAATCAAAAGTGTCATTAGATTCGCTTCCCAATGAACTAGTTTCTACTATTCCTCTGTCTGACGAGGGTCAAACTTCTCTAGGTGATGAGGAGATAAGATATCAAATATCTG ATGTTGTTGCAACTGTAGCACAATTACAAGATAGGAAATCACAAATTTGCGGTGGAAGTGTTTTACCTGGCAATGAGCAAGTTCATATCATCACACTGAGTGACAAAAGTATCACCGTTGCTGAAAATCATTTATCTAATGGTTTTCTCAGTCCCTCAGTTAAATCTAGTGTCTCTAACTTACAAGTGGAAGAATCCGATGTCAAAAATAGCCTTGAGATAAGCACCTATGTCCAGGAAGGTGTTGTATATGATCAAGTTTCGAACAAGGTCATCAATAAAAGCAAAAGAGGGGGTTCAGTGGCACCATCTGATCTAGCTGTACAAGATATCTGTACGGAGAGAAAAGAATACAAAGAAATGTCATATAGTTCTGTTGCTTTAGATATTAAATTAACCGTCGATGGATCTTTTAATTTGGTGACAAATCTCGATGAGCCAATTTCAGAGAATGTGATGGGTAAACGGAAGCAAGTAGACTCTGTCACTGTATGCCAGGGGCTTGGTAAATCACTAGCAG GAGGCAAAAGAAGAAAACGGAATGCTCTCCATCAACCTTTTTTATTTCCTTTCAAGCACTTTTTGAAACCCAGCAATTGTAAGAGGAAGGCTCGAAAGTTAAAGCCTCTAACTAGTATTTGA
- the LOC142553476 gene encoding uncharacterized protein LOC142553476 isoform X1 has product MGFFDLNILYHESDRRVTDKSSLKSRRLRLALKAMEFGYTGIAYNRTLKGVMSESDRCSTPLFPISSILKLVPSSSALSAAVKFHRELLKVSVSAPFRQYTRITVIVDSSSQVAALNVGNPVLKSYDIAAVRPLNQSAFDQACQTSEVDIIAIDFSEKLPFRLKQPMVKTAIKRGVYFEITYSGLLGDAQSRRLMISNSKMLVDWTRGKNLIFSSSASSAMELRGPQDVSNLFFLLGLSIEHAKAAISKNCRSLLANALRKKQFYKEAVKVEEILSRGQVNLKQHAFDEWLKWDPISSGEGDLLLDDMEKSFSLSNCTIKTVKMIDFTSSLNGMPAHGLQVKDLISRAKTLPEPPDTGKYLSDAMETEEAVAVSEKLEEDNGLNTFSEEQPTQVINQGDYHALSTEEHCGTVLFPGCQISSHGVTIVHSASGFKESKVSLDSLPNELVSTIPLSDEGQTSLGDEEIRYQISGMKDFEIMPIESGTSKFLSKLEETVLVSSNELTYPNALEADVVATVAQLQDRKSQICGGSVLPGNEQVHIITLSDKSITVAENHLSNGFLSPSVKSSVSNLQVEESDVKNSLEISTYVQEGVVYDQVSNKVINKSKRGGSVAPSDLAVQDICTERKEYKEMSYSSVALDIKLTVDGSFNLVTNLDEPISENVMGKRKQVDSVTVCQGLGKSLAGGKRRKRNALHQPFLFPFKHFLKPSNCKRKARKLKPLTSI; this is encoded by the exons ATGGGATTCTTCGACCTGAACATACTCTACCATGAATCCGACCGCCGCGTCACCGATAAATCCTCCCTCAAATCCCGACGTCTCAGGCTCGCTCTTAAAGCCATGGAGTTCGGATACACCGGCATCGCATACAACCGTACCCTCAAAGGCGTCATGTCCGAATCCGACCGCTGCTCCACACCTCTCTTCCCCATATCCTCTATCTTAAAGCTCGTTCCTTCATCTTCTGCTCTATCGGCTGCCGTCAAGTTCCATCGTGAACTCCTGAAGGTCTCCGTTTCCGCCCCTTTTCGTCAATACACACGCATTACTGTAATTGTCGATAGTTCCTCCCAAGTCGCGGCTCTCAATGTTGGAAACCCCGTTCTAAAGAGCTATGATATTGCTGCTGTTAGACCTTTGAATCAGAGCGCATTCGATCaggcttgccaaacatccgag GTGGATATAATTGCAATTGATTTCTCCGAGAAGTTGCCGTTCAGGTTGAAGCAACCTATGGTCAAAACTGCTATAAAG CGTGGGGTGTACTTTGAGATTACATACTCAGGTCTTCTCGGTGATGCACAATCGAGGCGGCTTATGATATCCAATAGCAAG ATGCTTGTTGATTGGACACGAGGGAAGAATCTAATTTTCTCTAGTTCTGCCTCTTCTGCAATGGAGCTTAGAGGACCTCAGGATGTgtcgaatttgttttttttacttGGGCTTTCTATAGAACATGCTAAAGCGGCAATTTCCAAGAACTGCAG ATCTCTCCTAGCTAATGCATTGAGGAAAAAACAATTCTATAAGGAGGCTGTTAAGGTTGAAGAAATACTATCACGTGGGCAAGTTAATTTAAAGCAGCATGCATTTGATGAGTGGCTTAAATGGGATCCTATTTCTAGTGGTGAGGGAGATTTGCTGCTAGATGACATGGAGAAGTCTTTCTCCTTGTCGAACTGTACAATCAAAACTGTAAAAATGATCGACTTTACCTCATCTCTGAATGGTATGCCTGCGCATGGGCTGCAGGTCAAAGATCTTATTTCTAGGGCTAAGACATTGCCTGAACCACCAGATACTGGCAAGTACTTATCTGATGCGATGGAGACTGAGGAGGCTGTTGCAGTTAGTGAGAAGCTTGAAGAGGATAATGGTCTCAATACTTTCTCGGAAGAGCAACCCACCCAGGTCATTAATCAAGGTGACTATCACGCTTTGAGTACAGAAGAACATTGTGGAACTGTTCTCTTTCCTGGATGTCAAATTTCATCACATGGAGTCACAATTGTACATTCAGCCTCCGGTTTCAAGGAATCAAAAGTGTCATTAGATTCGCTTCCCAATGAACTAGTTTCTACTATTCCTCTGTCTGACGAGGGTCAAACTTCTCTAGGTGATGAGGAGATAAGATATCAAATATCTGGTATGAAAGATTTTGAAATTATGCCCATTGAGTCCGGCACTTCAAAATTTTTATCAAAACTAGAAGAAACTGTATTAGTTTCAAGTAATGAACTAACTTATCCAAATGCCCTGGAAGCAGATGTTGTTGCAACTGTAGCACAATTACAAGATAGGAAATCACAAATTTGCGGTGGAAGTGTTTTACCTGGCAATGAGCAAGTTCATATCATCACACTGAGTGACAAAAGTATCACCGTTGCTGAAAATCATTTATCTAATGGTTTTCTCAGTCCCTCAGTTAAATCTAGTGTCTCTAACTTACAAGTGGAAGAATCCGATGTCAAAAATAGCCTTGAGATAAGCACCTATGTCCAGGAAGGTGTTGTATATGATCAAGTTTCGAACAAGGTCATCAATAAAAGCAAAAGAGGGGGTTCAGTGGCACCATCTGATCTAGCTGTACAAGATATCTGTACGGAGAGAAAAGAATACAAAGAAATGTCATATAGTTCTGTTGCTTTAGATATTAAATTAACCGTCGATGGATCTTTTAATTTGGTGACAAATCTCGATGAGCCAATTTCAGAGAATGTGATGGGTAAACGGAAGCAAGTAGACTCTGTCACTGTATGCCAGGGGCTTGGTAAATCACTAGCAG GAGGCAAAAGAAGAAAACGGAATGCTCTCCATCAACCTTTTTTATTTCCTTTCAAGCACTTTTTGAAACCCAGCAATTGTAAGAGGAAGGCTCGAAAGTTAAAGCCTCTAACTAGTATTTGA
- the LOC142554487 gene encoding uncharacterized protein LOC142554487: protein MFGHNYTYDYSSEFLSRYPLADTTPTLTPSPLLSRLAIPGDENDELPSLRSELGYTSSGCSSSITNYVQYSPTFIQRSVSSHSLLKNSDVHSPINTTSSATFLEPMIASSVRKASSTGDLLGVNMAQRKQRSNSPLSNDQNSVMESMNRACKYGPEERRERIERYRSKRNLRNFNKKIKYECRKTLADSRPRIRGRFARNDETEKTPQRRDNVFVEEDDEGDDNWINFLDAFQQNLIP, encoded by the exons ATGTTCGGACACAACTATACATATGACTATTCCTCAGAATTCCTTAGCCGTTATCCTTTAGCAGACACCACCCCCACATTAACACCTTCACCACTCCTATCTCGTCTAGCCATTCCTGGAGATGAGAACGACGAGCTACCATCATTGAGGTCCGAACTCGGATACACCAGCAGTGGCTGTAGCAGTTCGATAACGAATTACGTACAATATAGTCCCACCTTTATTCagaggagcgtcagtagccacTCTCTACTAAAGAATTCGGATGTTCACTCTCCGATAAATACTACATCATCTGCCACGTTTCTTGAACCGATGATTGCTTCATCTGTCAGGAAGGCTTCGAGCACCGGTGATTTGCTG GGAGTAAACATGGCACAAAGAAAACAGAGATCAAACAGTCCATTATCAAATGATCAGAACAGTGTAATGGAAAGTATGAACAGAGCATGTAAATACGGCCCAGAAGAGAGAAGGGAACGAATCGAGAGATACAGAAGCAAGAGAAATCTTAGGAATTTCAACAAGAAGATCAAG TATGAATGTAGGAAGACTTTAGCAGATAGTCGTCCACGTATCAGAGGAAGATTTGCGAGGAATGATGAAACAGAGAAGACCCCTCAACGGCGGGATAATGTATTTGTCGAGGAAGATGATGAGGGTGATGATAACTGGATCAATTTCCTTGACGCTTTTCAGCAAAATCTAATCCCCTAA
- the LOC142553477 gene encoding uncharacterized protein LOC142553477, which yields MAIDKCRFKVSRCNPEYQLPQMGDTVVCSDDENLQRGNSVSAVDSDDDEDDLFDECDSGAGSDDFDLLELGQTGEEFCQVGDQTCSIPYELYDLRGFTDVLSMEVWNEVLTEKERFSLAKYLPDMDQENFVLTLKELFSCDNLHFGSPVDKLFEMLKEGSCEPRVTHYRQGLNFLQRRQHYHNIRKHQNVMVNNLCQMRDAWMNCKGYSIEEKLRVLNIKKCQKSLMNESMEKFGTDTSDKDDSGNDLWGEKAKDGKLVPKTSRFSGYCRDLELDICTPGLKVVTESNKQARKNPKGTLKLAGSKTTSAKELADHSLSIHPEVDMQSKQYGLALPLYRNKPAVAVYNTSSPVRMKKRLIQDNDEEDTTFAVASHGERIVPQGGVNSKSKSLKFGKKQKGSAGGSDVDCSLGLLETARSDISDHGRNSAVNQFSDIRVTKSSNRRDMYNWGAKLNFSKNFQQLSSENEMEFGHNQKLNSSLKASQLELLGGSEPSWLGKPLGGPFPDDSPYDHTADLNAISKKWCTGWKAIDLNANDKFLQSMSRAKSFQEKFRKCSKPNGRRDVAENIDIVDLDRGEETESDSSDQMMDDDDENPLMRSKWAYPGGVPDSKYGPEPEKVKLSRKYAKGNYLRLDGSLKSSNQMDDYGEDLDMIKSVHKGKMHDASYLNVLPSDDSRRNYFIGSGNVIGGDDPQLFYPFGRNGHVEGSHGNIFKSSSLKSSFIPGRKPISEAQCNADYPPSDYMNNYSLEDDLQGPRPIGADNGVSFKLGKKGRMVEPSTGHHTEISGVHLMGRNTISKKRRLKDGSTNMVLKDNNDCLHDAQLLLDGINSLNKHGKKNMLEDDFDVLEDEISELPSVDVEMEVVEAQTKPKNKSFPLILPTVLTGFSFSIIHLLSAVRRAMITMLPEDFSEDRKHDVKVDAGEGVKEEPERKQEDTSAVNSTSGVCIEALPNSTEQGIISRTVQEIVSLVRSNPGDPCILETQEPLQDLVRGVLKIFSSRTAPLGAKGWKPLVVYEKSTKSWSWIGPVVHNFSDSMVIEEETSPDMWALPYKTLVKLVDSFANWLKNSQDALQQIGSLPAPPLTLMQNILDEKERFKDLRAQKSLSTISPNPEEVRTYFRKEEVLRYLIPDRAFSYTAVDGKKSIVAPLRRCGGKPTSKARDHFMLKRDRPPHVTILCLVRDAAARLPGSIGTRADVCTLIRDSQYIVEDVSDAQVNQVVSGALDRLHYERDPCVQFDGERKLWVYLHRERDEEDFEDDGTSSTKKWRKQKKEPSEPSDQGGVTVAFSGPVEQSGFDLVSDFNVGASFADGNKTSEVERNNGNDQVKNNHDLSPVTWSGLGSNSMGGNELICQENSANGDFEDTYGE from the coding sequence ATGGCGATTGACAAGTGTAGGTTTAAGGTGTCTCGTTGCAATCCAGAGTATCAGTTGCCCCAAATGGGGGACACGGTTGTGTGTAGTGATGATGAAAATTTGCAGCGTGGAAACTCTGTTTCAGCTGTTGACTCagatgatgatgaagatgaTCTATTTGATGAATGTGATTCGGGAGCGGGATCCGATGACTTTGATTTACTTGAATTAGGCCAAACTGGAGAGGAATTTTGCCAAGTCGGAGATCAAACTTGCAGCATTCCCTATGAACTCTATGATCTTCGTGGGTTTACAGATGTTCTATCTATGGAAGTATGGAATGAGGTTTTAACCGAAAAGGAAAGATTTAGTCTTGCCAAGTATTTACCTGATATGGACCAAGAGAATTTTGTTCTCACACTGAAAGAGCTTTTTTCTTGTGATAACTTGCATTTTGGAAGTCCTGTTGATAAATTATTTGAGATGCTGAAGGAAGGATCATGTGAACCAAGGGTAACACATTACAGGCAGGGCTTGAATTTCCTCCAGAGAAGACAACATTATCATAACATTCGAAAGCATCAAAATGTGATGGTAAACAATCTCTGTCAAATGAGAGATGCATGGATGAACTGCAAAGGGTATAGCATCGAAGAGAAGCTTCGTGTGTTGAATATTAAGAAGTGTCAGAAGAGTTTGATGAATGAGAGTATGGAAAAGTTTGGTACTGACACATCTGACAAAGATGATTCAGGAAATGATTTATGGGGCGAAAAGGCAAAGGATGGGAAATTAGTTCCAAAGACAAGTCGGTTTTCTGGATATTGCAGGGACTTGGAATTGGATATTTGTACTCCTGGGCTAAAAGTTGTCACGGAATCAAACAAGCAGGCAAGGAAGAACCCTAAAGGTACTTTGAAGTTGGCTGGATCCAAAACTACCTCAGCAAAAGAGTTAGCAGACCACTCATTGTCGATTCACCCTGAAGTCGACATGCAGTCAAAACAATATGGTTTGGCTTTGCCTCTTTATCGGAATAAACCAGCGGTAGCTGTTTATAATACTTCTTCACCAGTCAGGATGAAGAAGAGACTAATACAAGACAATGATGAGGAAGACACAACATTTGCAGTAGCTTCGCACGGAGAGCGAATTGTACCACAAGGTGGAGTAAACTCTAAGtctaaaagtttgaaatttggAAAGAAACAAAAAGGCTCAGCTGGTGGGAGTGACGTGGATTGTTCCTTGGGGCTTCTAGAGACAGCAAGGAGTGATATAAGTGATCATGGAAGGAACAGTGCTGTTAATCAGTTTTCCGATATTAGGGTTACAAAGTCATCTAATAGAAGAGACATGTACAATTGGGGGGCAAAATTGAACTTCTCCAAGAATTTTCAGCAATTGTCTTCGGAGAATGAGATGGAGTTTGGTCACAATCAGAAGTTGAATTCGTCCTTGAAAGCAAGTCAACTTGAGCTTTTGGGTGGAAGCGAGCCATCATGGCTTGGTAAACCACTTGGGGGTCCGTTTCCTGATGATTCACCGTATGATCACACTGCAGATTTGAATGCCATAAGTAAGAAATGGTGCACGGGATGGAAAGCCATTGATCTCAATGCAAATGATAAGTTCTTACAATCTATGAGTAGAGCTAAAAGTTTTCAAGAAAAGTTCCGAAAATGTTCAAAACCAAATGGACGAAGAGATGTGGCAGAAAACATAGATATTGTAGACTTggacagaggtgaagaaacagaGTCTGATTCTTCGGATCAAATGatggatgatgatgatgagaatCCTTTGATGAGGAGCAAGTGGGCTTACCCTGGTGGTGTCCCAGATTCAAAATATGGCCCAGAGCCAGAAAAGGTCAAACTTTCTAGGAAATATGCAAAAGGTAATTACCTTAGACTTGATGGATCATTAAAATCTTCTAATCAGATGGACGATTATGGTGAAGATCTAGATATGATTAAATCAGTGCACAAGGGTAAGATGCATGATGCTAGCTACTTGAATGTGTTGCCCTCTGATGATTCAcggagaaattattttattggatCAGGCAATGTAATTGGAGGCGATGATCCACAACTGTTCTATCCATTTGGAAGAAATGGTCATGTAGAAGGAAGCCATGGCAACATTTTCAAGTCATCTTCTCTGAAATCATCTTTTATTCCTGGGAGAAAGCCAATAAGTGAGGCTCAATGTAATGCTGATTATCCTCCATCAGATTACATGAACAATTATAGTCTTGAGGATGACTTGCAGGGGCCGCGTCCAATTGGAGCAGATAATGGAGTTTCTTTCAAGTTGGGAAAGAAAGGTCGGATGGTTGAGCCATCCACAGGCCACCATACCGAAATATCTGGTGTTCATCTGATGGGACGCAATACTATTTCAAAGAAACGAAGACTGAAGGATGGTTCAACCAACATGGTCCTTAAAGATAATAATGATTGTCTACATGATGCTCAGCTGCTACTCGATGGTATCAATTCTTTGAATAAACATGGTAAAAAGAACATGTTGGAGGACGACTTTGATGTTTTAGAGGATGAAATTTCTGAGCTACCGTCTGTAGATGTGGAAATGGAAGTTGTCGAGGCGCAAACCAAACCGAAGAACAAGTCATTTCCTTTAATTTTACCTACGGTACTTACTGGGTTTTCATTCTCCATTATCCATCTTCTTTCAGCTGTTCGTCGGGCTATGATTACTATGCTTCCAGAGGATTTCTCAGAGGATAGAAAACATGACGTTAAAGTTGATGCTGGAGAAGGGGTCAAGGAGGAACCAGAAAGAAAGCAGGAAGATACCAGCGCAGTTAATTCAACTTCTGGTGTGTGTATTGAAGCTTTACCAAATTCTACGGAACAAGGCATCATCTCTCGTACTGTTCAGGAAATTGTTAGCCTCGTTAGATCAAATCCTGGAGATCCTTGTATTCTTGAAACTCAGGAACCACTTCAGGATTTGGTCAGAGgcgttttaaaaatattttcatctaGAACTGCACCTCTAGGAGCAAAAGGGTGGAAACCTCTTGTTGTATATGAAAAATCTACCAAGAGTTGGTCATGGATTGGTCCTGTAGTTCACAATTTTTCTGACTCTATGGTGATTGAAGAGGAGACATCTCCAGATATGTGGGCCCTTCCATATAAAACACTTGTCAAATTGGTTGACTCGTTTGCTAATTGGCTGAAAAACAGTCAGGATGCCCTTCAGCAAATAGGAAGCCTTCCTGCTCCTCCTTTGACACTGATGCAAAACATTTTGGATGAGAAAGAGAGGTTCAAGGACCTGAGAGCTCAGAAGAGTCTCAGTACCATCAGTCCGAACCCTGAAGAAGTAAGAACCTACTTCCGAAAGGAAGAAGTCCTTAGGTATCTAATACCAGACAGAGCATTCTCCTATACTGCCGTTGATGGTAAGAAATCAATTGTTGCTCCTTTGAGAAGGTGTGGTGGCAAGCCAACATCAAAGGCTCGGGACCACTTTATGTTGAAACGGGATCGACCACCGCATGTCACAATTCTTTGTCTTGTGAGAGATGCGGCTGCTAGATTGCCTGGAAGCATTGGAACCCGAGCGGATGTTTGCACCTTGATTAGAGATTCGCAGTACATTGTGGAAGACGTTTCTGATGCACAGGTCAATCAAGTTGTTAGCGGTGCACTGGATCGTTTGCATTATGAACGCGATCCTTGTGTGCAATTTGATGGGGAAAGAAAGCTATGGGTTTATTTACACCGAGAAAGAGATGAAGAAGATTTTGAGGATGATGGAACTTCATCCACGAAGAAAtggagaaaacaaaagaaagaaccTTCTGAGCCATCTGATCAGGGTGGTGTTACAGTTGCTTTTTCTGGACCTGTGGAGCAGTCAgggtttgatttggtttcagaTTTCAATGTTGGTGCATCATTTGCAGACGGCAATAAGACATCAGAAGTTGAACGCAACAATGGTAATGATCAGGTAAAGAACAATCATGATCTTTCACCAGTGACTTGGAGTGGCCTTGGATCGAATTCTATGGGGGGCAATGAATTGATTTGCCAAGAAAATTCTGCCAATGGAGATTTTGAGGACACATATGGTGAATAA